The following are encoded in a window of Rubellicoccus peritrichatus genomic DNA:
- the folK gene encoding 2-amino-4-hydroxy-6-hydroxymethyldihydropteridine diphosphokinase yields the protein MPLTMAYLALGSNLGERLKQMRSALEILEADGNVQIVRASPVYQNRAIGMGEADPFLNAVVKVKTSLSPEALLDLCLSTENKLGRVRTDGWSPRTIDIDVLLYGEIDMDTERLRLPHPAIAERDFVVQPLLDIAPDLEINGQSLQSIKDALPVFELEEVDAVLW from the coding sequence ATGCCGCTGACCATGGCCTACCTCGCCCTGGGCAGCAACCTGGGCGAACGCCTGAAACAAATGCGCTCCGCACTTGAAATACTGGAAGCGGATGGAAATGTGCAAATCGTCCGAGCCAGCCCCGTTTACCAAAACCGAGCCATCGGCATGGGTGAAGCCGATCCATTTTTAAACGCTGTTGTAAAAGTAAAAACATCGCTCTCGCCCGAAGCACTGCTTGATCTCTGCCTGAGCACCGAGAATAAACTCGGTCGTGTGCGCACTGATGGCTGGTCCCCCCGCACCATTGATATCGATGTGCTGCTTTACGGAGAAATCGATATGGACACCGAACGCCTGCGCTTACCACATCCAGCCATCGCAGAACGCGATTTTGTTGTCCAGCCACTACTCGACATTGCACCTGATCTGGAAATCAACGGCCAGTCGTTACAATCGATCAAAGACGCCCTGCCTGTATTCGAATTGGAAGAAGTCGACGCTGTACTTTGGTAA